The genomic interval TAAATTTCGGAGATAGTTTACTTTCGGCGATAGATTTCAGCGATTTATCCTACGACCCTAAATTTAAAGTCTCTATTCAGGCGGCGGTAATGTTTTATATGGGGAAAATTTTTTACGATTACAACCTCCCTATTGAGAAAACCCTAATATTTATCAACCAGCTTAAAGAATTTGTTAAAGATTTACCGAATGCGCATGGTTTTATAGACAAATTATACCGTGAAGCAAGAAGGAATTATATTTCTGTCGTTACGTCAATAGAATCGGTTAAAGACCTATACGATAACGATAAAATATCGCAGGCGGGAAGAGCTATTATAGTAAATTCAGAATGGAAATTCTTTTTACCGCAGGTTAAAACCGAAAACTCCTCAAAGGAAATGAGTGACAAGCTTTGTTCTTATATTTCAGACACGGAATTTACTTTAATAAAATCCTTAAGATACAATGATGTTTATATCAAATCTAACGATAATTCGAATAGCGGAATTATGATAAGATTTTAAACTAAAAGGAGAATATTTTGCAGTTATTATTTACGCCCAACGTATCATTTTTAGTAGCTTTTTTAGCGGGATTGTTTTCTTTCATAAGCCCCTGCGTGTTTCCTTTAATACCTTCTTATTTATCGTATATATCCGGCTTGTCTATGGACGAACTTA from Candidatus Acidulodesulfobacterium acidiphilum carries:
- a CDS encoding cytochrome c biogenesis protein CcdA is translated as MQLLFTPNVSFLVAFLAGLFSFISPCVFPLIPSYLSYISGLSMDEL